A region of Bradyrhizobium sp. SZCCHNS1050 DNA encodes the following proteins:
- a CDS encoding acyl-[ACP]--phospholipid O-acyltransferase yields MIKQLMSSRRFAPLFWAQFSSALNDNILKNALVIMLLYGAVATHGDALVTVAGAVFIFPFFILSGLGGELADRYVKGIVARRLKFAEIFAAGFAALGFFLHSIPLLFVALGMFGVIAALFGPVKYAMLPDQLTVGELATGNALVEGATFMAILIGTIAGGQLVSGSSHMGWVALAVIGLAVISWASASRIPHTSPSAPDLRITANPWTSTSHLLKSLHAMPRLWDGMVIVSWFWLVGAVVLSLLPALVKDVVGGTEGVVTLCLAVFAIGIAIGSLFAAHLSHVRPNLALVPIGAILMGVLGLDLSWTIGTTATAKDLSPLAFVGSWAGARMLIDFAVFAFGGGLFVVPAFAAVQAWSEPTERARVIAAGNVLQAAFMVVGSLGVAGLQAAGLSIAWIFFGLALASFGAVWFVLNKWGREGVRDFGAMLFRALFRTEVRGLENLPPAGTRMLIAPNHVSLIDGPLLHAVLPIDATFAVDTGISKAWWAKVFLKLVSHITIDPTKPLGARDLIKLVASQEPVVIFPEGRITVSGSLMKVYDGTAMIADKADAVVVPIRIEGAQRSHLSYLKDGQIKRSWFPKVTVTILPPVKLTIDAALKGKTRRNAAGAALQDVMIEAMVKNAMLDRTLFEALAHAHRDHDTGKVMIEDPLGTKLTYRKLLLGSQVLSRKLEQGTMVGENIGLLLPNSAGVAVVFMALQSIGRVPAMLNFSAGPVNVLAAMKAAQVTTVLTSRAFIEKGKLDKLIAAIEGQARLVYLEDVKASVSLADKIKGMIDGTRPRVARNADHPAVILFTSGSEGTPKGVVLSHRNILANAAQALARVDANANDLVFNVLPVFHSFGLTGGMMMPMLAGIPIYMYPSPLHYRIVPELIYQTGATILFGTDTFLTGYARSAHAYDFRTLRLVIAGAEPVKDRTRQIYMERYGIRLLEGYGVTETAPVLAMNTPMANRVGTVGRLSPLMEYRLDKVPGIEEGGRLSVRGPNVMLGYVRAENPGVLEALPEGWHDTGDIVTIDAQGFITIKGRAKRFAKIAGEMVSLTVVEQIAATLWPQAASVAVSIPDQRKGERIVLITTQKDAERSAMQRQAKGQGAPELAVPAVVMVVDKIPLLGSGKTDYVGAKALAEASAATATTEREPEEREVA; encoded by the coding sequence ATGATCAAGCAGTTGATGTCGTCGCGTCGTTTTGCCCCGCTGTTCTGGGCCCAATTCTCCTCGGCGCTGAACGACAACATTCTGAAGAATGCGCTGGTCATCATGCTGCTCTACGGCGCCGTGGCAACGCATGGCGACGCGCTTGTGACCGTGGCGGGCGCCGTCTTCATCTTCCCATTCTTCATCCTGTCCGGGCTCGGCGGCGAGCTGGCGGATCGATACGTCAAGGGAATCGTGGCGCGCCGGCTCAAGTTCGCGGAAATCTTCGCCGCAGGCTTCGCGGCGCTGGGCTTCTTTCTGCATTCGATCCCGCTTCTGTTCGTCGCCCTCGGCATGTTCGGTGTCATCGCCGCGCTGTTCGGCCCCGTGAAATACGCCATGCTGCCGGATCAACTGACGGTCGGTGAACTTGCTACTGGCAACGCGCTGGTAGAAGGTGCGACCTTCATGGCCATCCTGATCGGCACCATCGCCGGCGGCCAGCTCGTCTCCGGCTCGTCGCATATGGGATGGGTCGCTCTCGCCGTCATCGGCCTCGCGGTGATCTCCTGGGCTTCGGCGTCGCGCATTCCGCACACTTCGCCGTCGGCACCGGATCTGCGCATCACGGCCAACCCTTGGACATCGACCTCGCACCTTCTGAAGTCGTTGCATGCCATGCCCCGGCTGTGGGACGGCATGGTGATCGTGTCGTGGTTCTGGCTGGTCGGCGCCGTCGTGCTGTCGCTGCTGCCCGCGCTGGTCAAGGATGTCGTCGGCGGCACCGAGGGGGTGGTCACCTTGTGCCTCGCCGTCTTCGCGATCGGCATCGCCATCGGCTCGCTGTTCGCGGCGCATCTCAGCCACGTCAGGCCGAATCTCGCGCTGGTGCCGATCGGCGCAATCCTCATGGGCGTGCTCGGTCTCGATCTGTCCTGGACGATCGGGACGACAGCGACCGCGAAGGACCTCTCGCCGCTCGCCTTCGTCGGCTCCTGGGCGGGAGCGCGCATGCTGATTGATTTCGCGGTGTTCGCCTTTGGTGGCGGCCTGTTCGTGGTTCCTGCCTTCGCCGCGGTGCAGGCCTGGTCGGAGCCGACTGAGCGCGCCCGGGTCATCGCTGCCGGCAACGTGCTGCAGGCAGCCTTCATGGTGGTCGGCTCGCTGGGCGTGGCCGGTCTGCAGGCCGCAGGCCTCTCGATCGCCTGGATCTTCTTCGGTCTGGCTTTGGCGAGCTTCGGCGCCGTTTGGTTCGTGCTCAACAAATGGGGCAGGGAGGGCGTGCGCGACTTCGGCGCGATGCTGTTCCGCGCGCTGTTCCGCACTGAGGTGCGTGGGCTGGAGAACCTGCCGCCGGCCGGCACCCGCATGCTGATCGCGCCGAACCATGTCAGCCTGATCGACGGTCCGCTGCTCCACGCGGTGCTGCCGATCGATGCCACCTTTGCCGTCGACACCGGGATCTCCAAGGCCTGGTGGGCGAAGGTCTTCCTGAAACTTGTAAGCCACATCACGATTGACCCGACCAAGCCGCTCGGTGCTCGCGATCTGATCAAGCTGGTCGCCAGCCAGGAACCGGTGGTGATCTTCCCAGAGGGCCGCATCACGGTGTCGGGCTCGCTGATGAAGGTCTATGACGGCACCGCGATGATCGCCGACAAGGCCGACGCCGTCGTGGTGCCGATCCGCATCGAGGGCGCGCAGCGCTCGCATCTCAGCTATCTCAAGGATGGCCAAATCAAGCGCTCGTGGTTTCCCAAGGTGACGGTGACGATCCTGCCGCCGGTGAAGCTCACCATCGATGCGGCTCTCAAGGGCAAGACCCGCCGCAATGCAGCTGGCGCTGCGCTGCAGGACGTGATGATCGAAGCCATGGTGAAGAACGCAATGCTGGATCGAACGCTGTTCGAGGCGCTCGCCCATGCCCATCGCGACCACGACACCGGCAAGGTGATGATCGAGGATCCGCTCGGCACCAAGCTGACCTATCGCAAGCTGCTGCTGGGCTCGCAGGTGCTCAGCCGCAAGCTCGAGCAGGGCACGATGGTGGGCGAGAACATCGGCCTGTTGCTGCCGAACTCCGCCGGCGTCGCCGTGGTCTTCATGGCGCTGCAGTCGATCGGCCGCGTGCCGGCCATGCTGAACTTCTCCGCCGGCCCGGTGAACGTGCTGGCGGCGATGAAGGCGGCGCAGGTCACGACCGTTCTGACGTCGCGGGCCTTCATCGAGAAGGGCAAGCTCGACAAGCTGATCGCGGCGATCGAGGGGCAGGCCCGTCTGGTCTATCTCGAGGACGTCAAGGCCTCGGTCAGCCTGGCCGACAAGATCAAGGGAATGATCGACGGCACCAGGCCGCGCGTCGCCCGCAATGCCGACCACCCCGCCGTGATTCTGTTCACGTCCGGCTCCGAAGGCACGCCAAAGGGCGTCGTCCTGTCCCATCGCAACATTCTCGCGAACGCCGCCCAGGCATTGGCGAGGGTCGATGCCAACGCTAACGATCTTGTGTTCAATGTTTTGCCGGTGTTCCACTCCTTCGGCCTCACCGGCGGCATGATGATGCCCATGTTGGCGGGCATTCCGATCTATATGTACCCGTCGCCGCTGCATTACCGGATCGTGCCCGAACTGATCTATCAGACTGGCGCCACGATCTTGTTCGGCACCGACACCTTCCTGACTGGTTACGCACGCTCCGCTCATGCCTATGATTTCCGCACGCTGCGGCTGGTCATCGCCGGCGCCGAGCCGGTCAAGGATCGGACACGGCAGATCTACATGGAGCGTTATGGCATCCGCCTGCTCGAAGGCTATGGCGTCACCGAGACCGCGCCGGTGCTGGCGATGAACACGCCGATGGCCAACCGGGTCGGCACCGTCGGGCGCCTGTCGCCGCTGATGGAGTACCGGCTCGACAAGGTGCCGGGCATCGAGGAGGGCGGGCGGCTTTCGGTCCGGGGGCCCAATGTCATGCTCGGCTATGTCAGGGCCGAAAATCCCGGCGTGCTCGAGGCGCTGCCGGAGGGCTGGCACGACACCGGCGACATCGTCACCATCGACGCGCAGGGCTTCATCACGATCAAGGGCCGCGCCAAGCGCTTTGCCAAGATCGCCGGTGAGATGGTGTCGCTGACGGTGGTCGAGCAGATCGCCGCGACCTTGTGGCCGC